caaatgaattttacCAGAGAGGGCTAACCATAACAGATTTCTTGAGGATTTTTGGAACACGTAGCaccaaaacttgaaaaaaaattggcaatttttttcaagtttcaatccatTTCCATCCATGCCATCCGTAGCGACAGGCGACACGAAACAGTTTCAGAACATTCAAATAGTCTTTAATAACACAACTAGATcatttgttttgaaattcaATTGATCCGAAGACACCTTCTGGCTTTTTATAGACTGCCAAGTAGCGTGACAATGCCCCTTTAATGGGAATTCCACCAGGACGGAGAAATTACAACTGCAGTATACAGTGGCTGACAAGTTGCCTCTCAGGCGAATACAGTTTGTAAGGCTATTAGCGCGACAGTGCAATTTACTGTGCAGGACATTTTTCCTTCACTTCTTCTTTGCACGATTTATTTTTCAGTCACGCTCTCttctatgattttttttgttctttcccCACCCACCCTCCCATCACTTTTCTAATGGTCCGTTTTAGGGTGTTCAACTTTGAAAGATCCACAGCAGGAGCTTTCGCGGTACCTTTTAGGGTATTGAGCCGACAAAAATATGACAGGAAATTTTTGTGTGTCTTATCGTAAGTTACGTTCTGTGAATACTGATGCTTTTCGCCAAGATATTTTGAGCTTTGAGCTCCTCAGCACGAATTCTTCAGATCTTACTTCGCCTTGCAGTAGATATGATGACGTCATCTCCGCAATTGTGGACAAACATGCTCCTCTGGTCACCAAGACGATCACTGTACGACCAAATTCACCTTGGTATACTGATGACATTGGCGTGGAAAAATCTACTCCACGACGTCTCGAAAGACGCTGGCGTCGTACTCTCCTCCCAGAACATCGTCTGGCATATGTTGCTCAATGCAAATTggtgaaaggtttagttttaaATGCTAAAACGAAATACTACTCAAATTTAATTTCTGAGTCCAGTTCAAACAGCAAAGCTCTCTTCCAAACAATTGACCGACTACTTCATAGAAAACCTGAAACTCGTTAAAATTATGCTCCTTCGCCACTCCACCTTGCAAACCAATTTGGAgacttttttcatttgaaaatatccAATATAAGAGATGAGCTACTGCCTGTTGAGGTACCTGCCTACTTTTCTTCACTAGACACTATACCTATTGTCTGTCACTTAGATACTTTAACTCCTGTTACCATTGAAGAGCTATCTAAAATTGCACCTGTAGTTGGTTCTAAATCATGCACCATCGACCCAATACAAGCTTCTTTGCTCAAAGAGAACTTGGATCTACTTTTGCCAATTCTATGTCAGATAGTAAATCTGTCATTGGAATCTGGCTGTGTGCCGCATAGCCTAAAGCAGGCCATTTTAAAACCACTCCTAAAAAAGGCTTCACTGGATCATGAGATACTCAGTAATTTTAGACCTATATCGAACCTTAAATTCGTTGCCAAGTTAATTGGAAAAGTGGTTGCCAATCGTCTAGTATCTTATCTTGAACAAAATCATCTAGATGAACCTCTTCAATCTGCCTACAAAAAGTTTCACAGTTGCGAGACAGCTCTTGTCCGTGTGCAAAATGACATTTTATGTGCCATTGACAAACGCTGCTGTGTAGCGCTGTTACTCTTGGACTTGAGTGCTGCATTCGATACCGTAGATCACAATATCCTGCTACAACGACTTCATTGTAGGTTTTCGGTACGTGGTAAAGCATTGGATTGGGTGCATCCTATCTGGCTGATCGAACACAGTCTGTTgtcatcaacaataacaaatcAAAACCTTATCCTCTTGAGTGTGGTGTAACACAAGGATCGATACTGGGGCCTATATTATACCTTTTATACACCTCACCTTTGGCTGACATTTTGAAGCATCACAATATGTGTTACCATCTCTACGCAGATGATATCCAAATGTATGTCTCTTTTGCGACTAATGATGACAATTCTCTGAACAGTTCATTactcaaattgaaaactgtTTATCTGACATTAATTTATGGATGACTGCTAATAAGCTTAAGTTAAACAAGAGTAAGACTGACCTGATTTATCTTTATTCAAGACATAATCTACAGACCTCTTTACCCAGCATCCAGTTTGGAAATGATAGTATCATCCCTACAGAAGCCGTTCGTAATGTTGGAGCTATATTTGATTGTACTTTAAGCATGGTTCCTCAAGTAAATTCCTTACGTAAAACAGCATCCTATCACCTGAGAAACATTGCTCGTATTCGACATCTTCTATCTAAAGAGTCAACTGAAATACTTGTACATGcctttgtcttttcaaaactgGATTACTGTAATGCCCTTCTCTATGGTCTTCCTCAATGTGTTATCAAAAAACTGCAATTGGTTCAAAACTCCGCTGCTAGACTGATTACCTGCTCCAGGAAATATGACCATACTTCTCCTCTCCTTATACAATTGCACTGGCTGCCTATTACTCAACGAATCTGGTTTAAGGTACTTCTCCTTACTTTCAAAGCTATTCACAAGTTATCACCTGTCTCTTTACAAGAACTCATCTCTAAATACAGCCCACCTCGCAAGCTCCGATCCTCTGATGCGATGTTACTTGAACGTCATTCTTACAATCTCAAGACCTATGGCTCAAGAGCGTTTAGAGTGGCAGCACCGGAACTATGAAACAAGCTTCCGAGGGAAATAAAGTTATGTGACGATATTGACAGTTTTAAAAAGGAACTAAAAACGTACTTAtttaatattgcttttaattagttattttactattttacttctagttttatatattgtttctttttatcgCTGTAATGGCGCATAAAGCCCCCAGTATATGCGCGATATaaatcatatatattattattattattattataatcaactGATTATCAATTTTGTCGCATTTAATGTTAATTTGTCGCATTCGTcagttaatttgttgttttaaaatcCCTTAGGAGTGGAAAAAATTTCAAGAGCTCTCCCGCAAAACTCCCCCCTTGCCCCCGAGCTATGTATAAACATAATAGGGATAGTAAATCCTACGGAACAAATCTAGATAGATAGCTCTGAATTCCCAGATTGGGTCGGGTAAAATGGAACCGACTGCCATGCAAAAAAAAGTTTATGCTTGAAAGCAAAATAAAGTttatgcaaaataaattttatgctTGAAAAGCCTTTTGTGTCACTCCCTGAGCGCAACGCCATGTCACACAACATGGGTATCGATTAATCCTTGTTCGGGCTTTTCGACCAATTGGAGGTCAGATATGGAGTTTGACGGATCGAGTTGTACCAAGCACTGAGAAGAATCTTTATGGACTGGGTTCAGTCAGTATAAAACAGAGTATAAAAAACATACCTcagtccgtagtccgtagtccgtagtccgtagtccgtagtccgtagtccgtagtccgtagtccgtagtctGTAGTCCGTAGTCCATAGTCCGTAGTACCGCggttttgattttattttgacgGGACTGGGTACTAGTCTCAAACAAAATGGCGCCGGTGCAGTTACCCTTCGTTTATCAAGATAATCGCATTTTTCAGCCTCAAGAATTGTTTTTCTACATTGGAACTACTTGCCGGGAAGAAATGAAACCAGTTGCTTGAAGGTTTGCCCTTTTTCGGATCAATTTGTCCGTGAATGCAGGCTTACAGCCTGTCGATGGGGTATGTGCAATGGCGTCTTTTATGTGCCTTGATTATCTTTCTTCCCCGTCGCCTTAACACCGTTATAGCGAGGGCACTTTATAGCAAGATAACTGATTAACAAAAACAGCTATTATGGAAGTTAAATGTCAATATGGATTGGAATCTGGTGCTTACTTAACCGACCTATCCATTATACTATGACACTCGTTGTAATTCTTCGTTTTTCTGCTCTGAATATAGCACTATTTTTGTCCATCAAAATCTCTGGAATGCTTTAAGCTTTACAGactttttattgattttatttattAACCGATAAAGGCTTCATAAAACAGCAGGCaaagaaacttttgaaacaacgcCGCATCGGCGATTTTCTAACTTACTTTTACCCCAAAATCTTTTCAACCCAACGCTTGCTTTACGGCATTATTTTTAAAACGCGTGTGTTATTAAACCACCAGGTCATTTGAAATCTCAGTGGTATTATTGCAATCTAATTACATGATATAAATTACACCAGCGTTTTGAGCTGGATAGGTTTAATGCTTTCAGAAATATTTTCGTCGAAAAATGGGTCAAAATATGAgcaatttttgacctaaaacCGGTCTTGAACACATTGTCCGCGATATCTCTTAGACGTTAAAGAATTTTGTCATAATATTCTTGCCACTGCATTACCACCTAATTATGTAACCTTACACAGAATCTGAGTAAAATCTGAGAGAGTCGATGTAGACCGATATTTTAATACTGCATGGTTTTCAGATGGATGCTCTCTTAAATAGTTAATGGATAGACTatttaatggttccattaaaatagtaaaaaaataagtttttatGTCATTTTAACTAGCTAAATCATAGTTATAACATACTCTTAAAAGTGCTCtaatgatcaaatttttacctcttgattttttagctgtatcgcatagaattctatgaaagaatgaaaacgccgtttaccatTTGCAAagacctgcattagttccgaagatattcaagtttgaaaaatgtgtaaagtatgcaaatgagatgactgatgatgtcatacactcaacgcaatattacatcatttgtgtaaatagagcaatcttggccaatttgcagcgcagaccattgaaacttggcaggctaatagttctatagaaaacacacctaccgctataaaacattttgttgccatggcaactcactcttttccagtccccactcacttgatttcaatatataagtgattttcagctcgaaaaacctCATACGAGGCCA
Above is a genomic segment from Acropora muricata isolate sample 2 chromosome 1, ASM3666990v1, whole genome shotgun sequence containing:
- the LOC136925871 gene encoding uncharacterized protein, with product MTANKLKLNKSKTDLIYLYSRHNLQTSLPSIQFGNDSIIPTEAVRNVGAIFDCTLSMVPQVNSLRKTASYHLRNIARIRHLLSKESTEILVHAFVFSKLDYCNALLYGLPQCVIKKLQLVQNSAARLITCSRKYDHTSPLLIQLHWLPITQRIWFKVLLLTFKAIHKLSPVSLQELISKYSPPRKLRSSDAMLLERHSYNLKTYGSRAFRVAAPEL